In the Gossypium arboreum isolate Shixiya-1 chromosome 10, ASM2569848v2, whole genome shotgun sequence genome, one interval contains:
- the LOC108465522 gene encoding protein BLISTER-like isoform X1, producing MASAQVLPSSRKQEHLEAGKHRLEEFRKKKAADRAKKAASTTQPHASDVILNDKHLLETEDGRVTDFDGAGTSNGPNPSYVKIINDNNKINDVSDESQQTYSKNMLATPSVLVNDNYSYSTEVQKHSKSQENEKYGASWNGGLFNDRLQTQHLSNDFQDTKSKEDDGSMKASAVVNLFSSEDFVTKISPQNSLQSKASDSSLLGSALEVGQSLQGSAEFREPMSSEPVERTFSSYSSGFPSVPGPSAWTFGSSEFSFDAKSSTSYMPLQSATNDTSSRKSSPSFLDSLNLSKAPSGSLFQHNEPTKYAFPSHSSQFNSMNAIRSSPLDKPSMESETMGTFSEQKSPVFPSASEFPGHFAVPAKSNGDLLRLNENISEKKHEYYSAKQNEDFAALEQHIEDLTQEKFSLQRALEPSRMLAESLAAENSSLTDSYNQQRSVVNQLKYDMEKLQEEIKAQLAELESLKMEYTNARLECNAADERAKILASEVISLEEKALSLRSNELKLERQLENSDAEISFFKKKMSSIEKERQDFESTIEALLEEKRVLQSKLRKASVSGKPFNVTKNPASKDMSTSTEDLISIDAATDDRENISNDASSLSLLPEDGQFEAASVYIPPDQMRMIQNINCLISELTLEKEELAQAFSSELSQSLRLKELNNELSRKLEAQTQRLELLSAQSMAGEHIPVRQYESKMMHDNTPYADEGDEVVERVLGWIMKLFPGGPSRWRTNMRLSY from the exons ATGGCGTCGGCTCAGGTCTTGCCTAGTTCGCGGAAACAAGAGCATTTAGAAGCCGGGAAGCATCGG CTTGAGGAATTTCGTAAGAAAAAGGCAGCTGACAGAGCCAAGAAGGCAGCATCTACCACCCAGCCTCATGCTTCAGATGTTATCTTAAATGATAAACATCTATTAGAAACTGAAGATGGTCGAGTCACCGATTTTGATGGAGCTGGTACATCTAATGGACCCAATCCTTCTTATGTAAAGATAATTAATGAcaacaataaaataaatgatgTTTCAGATGAAAGTCAGCAAACTTACTCAAAGAACATGCTTGCTACACCATCTGTTTTAGTGAATGATAATTATTCATATTCTACCGAAGTGCAGAAGCATTCAAAAAGTCAAGAAAATGAGAAATATGGTGCTTCCTGGAATGGTGGtctgtttaatgatagattacaAACACAACACTTGAGTAATGACTTTCAAGATACCAAGTCAAAAGAAGATGATGGTTCTATGAAGGCTTCTGCAGTTGTAAATCTGTTTTCTTCTGAAGATTTTGTTACTAAAATATCTCCACAGAATTCACTGCAAAGTAAGGCCAGTGACAGCAGCTTGCTAG GATCTGCCCTTGAAGTTGGGCAGAGCTTACAAGGCAGTGCAGAATTTAGGGAACCTATGAGTTCTGAACCTGTAGAAAGAACATTTAGCAGTTACTCTAGTGGTTTTCCAAGTGTGCCTGGTCCATCCGCTTGGACATTTGGATCTTCAGAGTTCAGTTTTGATGCCAAAAGCTCCACAAGTTACATGCCACTGCAGTCAGCCACAAATGATACTAGTTCTAGGAAATCTAGTCCATCTTTCCTTGATTCTCTTAATTTATCCAAAGCTCCTTCTGGGTCTCTTTTTCAACATAATGAACCTACAAAATATGCATTTCCCTCCCATAGCTCGCAGTTTAATAGCATGAATGCTATTCGATCATCACCTTTAGATAAACCATCAATGGAGAGTGAAACTATGGGAACTTTCTCCGAACAAAAGTCCCCTGTTTTTCCTAGTGCCAGTGAGTTTCCTGGTCATTTTGCAGTTCCTGCTAAAAGTAATGGTGACCTTCTAAGGCTGAATGAGAATATCTCAGAGAAGAAGCATGAGTACTACTCAGCCAAACAGAACGAGGATTTTGCTGCTTTGGAGCAG CATATTGAAGATTTGACCCAGGAAAAGTTCTCTCTGCAACGAGCTCTTGAGCCTTCACGTATGTTAGCAGAATCTTTAGCTGCTGAAAATTCATCCTTGACTGATAGCTATAATCAACAG AGAAGTGTTGTCAATCAGCTAAAATATGACATGGAGAAGTTACAGGAAGAAATCAAGGCCCAACTg GCGGAGCTCGAGTCTTTGAAAATGGAATATACAAATGCACGACTGGAATGTAATGCAGCCGATGAACGTGCCAAAATATTGGCTTCTGAAGTCATTAGTTTAGAAGAGAAG GCACTTAGTTTAAGGTCAAATGAGCTGAAGTTAGAGAGGCAATTGGAGAACTCAGATGCTGAAATTTCTTTTTTCAA AAAGAAAATGTCAAGCATAGAGAAAGAGCGTCAGGATTTTGAATCAACTATTGAAGCTCTTCTAGAAG AGAAGAGGGTGCTTCAGTCTAAGCTACGAAAAGCCTCCGTCTCTGGGAAGCCTTTCAATGTTACTAAGAATCCTGCTAGTAAGGACATGTCGACTTCAACAGAGGATCTAA TAAGCATAGATGCTGCTACTGATGATAGGGAGAATATCAGTAACGATGCCTCTAGTTTGAGCTTGCTGCCTGAAGATGGACAATTTGAAGCTGCTTCTGTTTATATTCCTCCTGATCAAATGAGAATGATTCAGAACATTAATTGTCTAATTTCTGAG TTAACATTAGAGAAAGAAGAACTAGCACAAGCTTTCTCATCTGAGTTATCTCAAAGTTTGAGGCTGAAG GAGTTGAACAACGAGTTGTCTAGGAAACTTGAAGCTCAAACTCAAAGATTAGAGCTTTTGTCAGCTCAAAGCATGGCAGGCGAGCACATCCCAGTTAGACAATATGAGTCTAAAATGATGCATGATAACACCCCATATGCCGATGAGGGTGATGAG GTGGTGGAAAGGGTCTTAGGATGGATTATGAAGCTCTTTCCAGGTGGGCCATCAAGATGGAGAACCAACATGCGGCTTTCCTACTGA
- the LOC108465522 gene encoding protein BLISTER-like isoform X3 — MASAQVLPSSRKQEHLEAGKHRLEEFRKKKAADRAKKAASTTQPHASDVILNDKHLLETEDGRVTDFDGAGTSNGPNPSYVKIINDNNKINDVSDESQQTYSKNMLATPSVLVNDNYSYSTEVQKHSKSQENEKYGASWNGGLFNDRLQTQHLSNDFQDTKSKEDDGSMKASAVVNLFSSEDFVTKISPQNSLQSKASDSSLLGSALEVGQSLQGSAEFREPMSSEPVERTFSSYSSGFPSVPGPSAWTFGSSEFSFDAKSSTSYMPLQSATNDTSSRKSSPSFLDSLNLSKAPSGSLFQHNEPTKYAFPSHSSQFNSMNAIRSSPLDKPSMESETMGTFSEQKSPVFPSASEFPGHFAVPAKSNGDLLRLNENISEKKHEYYSAKQNEDFAALEQHIEDLTQEKFSLQRALEPSRMLAESLAAENSSLTDSYNQQRSVVNQLKYDMEKLQEEIKAQLAELESLKMEYTNARLECNAADERAKILASEVISLEEKALSLRSNELKLERQLENSDAEISFFKKKMSSIEKERQDFESTIEALLEEKRVLQSKLRKASVSGKPFNVTKNPASKDMSTSTEDLISIDAATDDRENISNDASSLSLLPEDGQFEAASVYIPPDQMRMIQNINCLISELTLEKEELAQAFSSELSQSLRLKET, encoded by the exons ATGGCGTCGGCTCAGGTCTTGCCTAGTTCGCGGAAACAAGAGCATTTAGAAGCCGGGAAGCATCGG CTTGAGGAATTTCGTAAGAAAAAGGCAGCTGACAGAGCCAAGAAGGCAGCATCTACCACCCAGCCTCATGCTTCAGATGTTATCTTAAATGATAAACATCTATTAGAAACTGAAGATGGTCGAGTCACCGATTTTGATGGAGCTGGTACATCTAATGGACCCAATCCTTCTTATGTAAAGATAATTAATGAcaacaataaaataaatgatgTTTCAGATGAAAGTCAGCAAACTTACTCAAAGAACATGCTTGCTACACCATCTGTTTTAGTGAATGATAATTATTCATATTCTACCGAAGTGCAGAAGCATTCAAAAAGTCAAGAAAATGAGAAATATGGTGCTTCCTGGAATGGTGGtctgtttaatgatagattacaAACACAACACTTGAGTAATGACTTTCAAGATACCAAGTCAAAAGAAGATGATGGTTCTATGAAGGCTTCTGCAGTTGTAAATCTGTTTTCTTCTGAAGATTTTGTTACTAAAATATCTCCACAGAATTCACTGCAAAGTAAGGCCAGTGACAGCAGCTTGCTAG GATCTGCCCTTGAAGTTGGGCAGAGCTTACAAGGCAGTGCAGAATTTAGGGAACCTATGAGTTCTGAACCTGTAGAAAGAACATTTAGCAGTTACTCTAGTGGTTTTCCAAGTGTGCCTGGTCCATCCGCTTGGACATTTGGATCTTCAGAGTTCAGTTTTGATGCCAAAAGCTCCACAAGTTACATGCCACTGCAGTCAGCCACAAATGATACTAGTTCTAGGAAATCTAGTCCATCTTTCCTTGATTCTCTTAATTTATCCAAAGCTCCTTCTGGGTCTCTTTTTCAACATAATGAACCTACAAAATATGCATTTCCCTCCCATAGCTCGCAGTTTAATAGCATGAATGCTATTCGATCATCACCTTTAGATAAACCATCAATGGAGAGTGAAACTATGGGAACTTTCTCCGAACAAAAGTCCCCTGTTTTTCCTAGTGCCAGTGAGTTTCCTGGTCATTTTGCAGTTCCTGCTAAAAGTAATGGTGACCTTCTAAGGCTGAATGAGAATATCTCAGAGAAGAAGCATGAGTACTACTCAGCCAAACAGAACGAGGATTTTGCTGCTTTGGAGCAG CATATTGAAGATTTGACCCAGGAAAAGTTCTCTCTGCAACGAGCTCTTGAGCCTTCACGTATGTTAGCAGAATCTTTAGCTGCTGAAAATTCATCCTTGACTGATAGCTATAATCAACAG AGAAGTGTTGTCAATCAGCTAAAATATGACATGGAGAAGTTACAGGAAGAAATCAAGGCCCAACTg GCGGAGCTCGAGTCTTTGAAAATGGAATATACAAATGCACGACTGGAATGTAATGCAGCCGATGAACGTGCCAAAATATTGGCTTCTGAAGTCATTAGTTTAGAAGAGAAG GCACTTAGTTTAAGGTCAAATGAGCTGAAGTTAGAGAGGCAATTGGAGAACTCAGATGCTGAAATTTCTTTTTTCAA AAAGAAAATGTCAAGCATAGAGAAAGAGCGTCAGGATTTTGAATCAACTATTGAAGCTCTTCTAGAAG AGAAGAGGGTGCTTCAGTCTAAGCTACGAAAAGCCTCCGTCTCTGGGAAGCCTTTCAATGTTACTAAGAATCCTGCTAGTAAGGACATGTCGACTTCAACAGAGGATCTAA TAAGCATAGATGCTGCTACTGATGATAGGGAGAATATCAGTAACGATGCCTCTAGTTTGAGCTTGCTGCCTGAAGATGGACAATTTGAAGCTGCTTCTGTTTATATTCCTCCTGATCAAATGAGAATGATTCAGAACATTAATTGTCTAATTTCTGAG TTAACATTAGAGAAAGAAGAACTAGCACAAGCTTTCTCATCTGAGTTATCTCAAAGTTTGAGGCTGAAG GAAACTTGA
- the LOC108465522 gene encoding protein BLISTER-like isoform X2: protein MASAQVLPSSRKQEHLEAGKHRLEEFRKKKAADRAKKAASTTQPHASDVILNDKHLLETEDGRVTDFDGADESQQTYSKNMLATPSVLVNDNYSYSTEVQKHSKSQENEKYGASWNGGLFNDRLQTQHLSNDFQDTKSKEDDGSMKASAVVNLFSSEDFVTKISPQNSLQSKASDSSLLDSTQSTLGITGSALEVGQSLQGSAEFREPMSSEPVERTFSSYSSGFPSVPGPSAWTFGSSEFSFDAKSSTSYMPLQSATNDTSSRKSSPSFLDSLNLSKAPSGSLFQHNEPTKYAFPSHSSQFNSMNAIRSSPLDKPSMESETMGTFSEQKSPVFPSASEFPGHFAVPAKSNGDLLRLNENISEKKHEYYSAKQNEDFAALEQHIEDLTQEKFSLQRALEPSRMLAESLAAENSSLTDSYNQQRSVVNQLKYDMEKLQEEIKAQLAELESLKMEYTNARLECNAADERAKILASEVISLEEKALSLRSNELKLERQLENSDAEISFFKKKMSSIEKERQDFESTIEALLEEKRVLQSKLRKASVSGKPFNVTKNPASKDMSTSTEDLISIDAATDDRENISNDASSLSLLPEDGQFEAASVYIPPDQMRMIQNINCLISELTLEKEELAQAFSSELSQSLRLKELNNELSRKLEAQTQRLELLSAQSMAGEHIPVRQYESKMMHDNTPYADEGDEVVERVLGWIMKLFPGGPSRWRTNMRLSY from the exons ATGGCGTCGGCTCAGGTCTTGCCTAGTTCGCGGAAACAAGAGCATTTAGAAGCCGGGAAGCATCGG CTTGAGGAATTTCGTAAGAAAAAGGCAGCTGACAGAGCCAAGAAGGCAGCATCTACCACCCAGCCTCATGCTTCAGATGTTATCTTAAATGATAAACATCTATTAGAAACTGAAGATGGTCGAGTCACCGATTTTGATGGAGCTG ATGAAAGTCAGCAAACTTACTCAAAGAACATGCTTGCTACACCATCTGTTTTAGTGAATGATAATTATTCATATTCTACCGAAGTGCAGAAGCATTCAAAAAGTCAAGAAAATGAGAAATATGGTGCTTCCTGGAATGGTGGtctgtttaatgatagattacaAACACAACACTTGAGTAATGACTTTCAAGATACCAAGTCAAAAGAAGATGATGGTTCTATGAAGGCTTCTGCAGTTGTAAATCTGTTTTCTTCTGAAGATTTTGTTACTAAAATATCTCCACAGAATTCACTGCAAAGTAAGGCCAGTGACAGCAGCTTGCTAG ACTCTACTCAATCTACCTTGGGAATAACAGGATCTGCCCTTGAAGTTGGGCAGAGCTTACAAGGCAGTGCAGAATTTAGGGAACCTATGAGTTCTGAACCTGTAGAAAGAACATTTAGCAGTTACTCTAGTGGTTTTCCAAGTGTGCCTGGTCCATCCGCTTGGACATTTGGATCTTCAGAGTTCAGTTTTGATGCCAAAAGCTCCACAAGTTACATGCCACTGCAGTCAGCCACAAATGATACTAGTTCTAGGAAATCTAGTCCATCTTTCCTTGATTCTCTTAATTTATCCAAAGCTCCTTCTGGGTCTCTTTTTCAACATAATGAACCTACAAAATATGCATTTCCCTCCCATAGCTCGCAGTTTAATAGCATGAATGCTATTCGATCATCACCTTTAGATAAACCATCAATGGAGAGTGAAACTATGGGAACTTTCTCCGAACAAAAGTCCCCTGTTTTTCCTAGTGCCAGTGAGTTTCCTGGTCATTTTGCAGTTCCTGCTAAAAGTAATGGTGACCTTCTAAGGCTGAATGAGAATATCTCAGAGAAGAAGCATGAGTACTACTCAGCCAAACAGAACGAGGATTTTGCTGCTTTGGAGCAG CATATTGAAGATTTGACCCAGGAAAAGTTCTCTCTGCAACGAGCTCTTGAGCCTTCACGTATGTTAGCAGAATCTTTAGCTGCTGAAAATTCATCCTTGACTGATAGCTATAATCAACAG AGAAGTGTTGTCAATCAGCTAAAATATGACATGGAGAAGTTACAGGAAGAAATCAAGGCCCAACTg GCGGAGCTCGAGTCTTTGAAAATGGAATATACAAATGCACGACTGGAATGTAATGCAGCCGATGAACGTGCCAAAATATTGGCTTCTGAAGTCATTAGTTTAGAAGAGAAG GCACTTAGTTTAAGGTCAAATGAGCTGAAGTTAGAGAGGCAATTGGAGAACTCAGATGCTGAAATTTCTTTTTTCAA AAAGAAAATGTCAAGCATAGAGAAAGAGCGTCAGGATTTTGAATCAACTATTGAAGCTCTTCTAGAAG AGAAGAGGGTGCTTCAGTCTAAGCTACGAAAAGCCTCCGTCTCTGGGAAGCCTTTCAATGTTACTAAGAATCCTGCTAGTAAGGACATGTCGACTTCAACAGAGGATCTAA TAAGCATAGATGCTGCTACTGATGATAGGGAGAATATCAGTAACGATGCCTCTAGTTTGAGCTTGCTGCCTGAAGATGGACAATTTGAAGCTGCTTCTGTTTATATTCCTCCTGATCAAATGAGAATGATTCAGAACATTAATTGTCTAATTTCTGAG TTAACATTAGAGAAAGAAGAACTAGCACAAGCTTTCTCATCTGAGTTATCTCAAAGTTTGAGGCTGAAG GAGTTGAACAACGAGTTGTCTAGGAAACTTGAAGCTCAAACTCAAAGATTAGAGCTTTTGTCAGCTCAAAGCATGGCAGGCGAGCACATCCCAGTTAGACAATATGAGTCTAAAATGATGCATGATAACACCCCATATGCCGATGAGGGTGATGAG GTGGTGGAAAGGGTCTTAGGATGGATTATGAAGCTCTTTCCAGGTGGGCCATCAAGATGGAGAACCAACATGCGGCTTTCCTACTGA
- the LOC108465522 gene encoding protein BLISTER-like isoform X4 — MASAQVLPSSRKQEHLEAGKHRLEEFRKKKAADRAKKAASTTQPHASDVILNDKHLLETEDGRVTDFDGAGTSNGPNPSYVKIINDNNKINDVSDESQQTYSKNMLATPSVLVNDNYSYSTEVQKHSKSQENEKYGASWNGGLFNDRLQTQHLSNDFQDTKSKEDDGSMKASAVVNLFSSEDFVTKISPQNSLQSKASDSSLLVPAKSNGDLLRLNENISEKKHEYYSAKQNEDFAALEQHIEDLTQEKFSLQRALEPSRMLAESLAAENSSLTDSYNQQRSVVNQLKYDMEKLQEEIKAQLAELESLKMEYTNARLECNAADERAKILASEVISLEEKALSLRSNELKLERQLENSDAEISFFKKKMSSIEKERQDFESTIEALLEEKRVLQSKLRKASVSGKPFNVTKNPASKDMSTSTEDLISIDAATDDRENISNDASSLSLLPEDGQFEAASVYIPPDQMRMIQNINCLISELTLEKEELAQAFSSELSQSLRLKELNNELSRKLEAQTQRLELLSAQSMAGEHIPVRQYESKMMHDNTPYADEGDEVVERVLGWIMKLFPGGPSRWRTNMRLSY; from the exons ATGGCGTCGGCTCAGGTCTTGCCTAGTTCGCGGAAACAAGAGCATTTAGAAGCCGGGAAGCATCGG CTTGAGGAATTTCGTAAGAAAAAGGCAGCTGACAGAGCCAAGAAGGCAGCATCTACCACCCAGCCTCATGCTTCAGATGTTATCTTAAATGATAAACATCTATTAGAAACTGAAGATGGTCGAGTCACCGATTTTGATGGAGCTGGTACATCTAATGGACCCAATCCTTCTTATGTAAAGATAATTAATGAcaacaataaaataaatgatgTTTCAGATGAAAGTCAGCAAACTTACTCAAAGAACATGCTTGCTACACCATCTGTTTTAGTGAATGATAATTATTCATATTCTACCGAAGTGCAGAAGCATTCAAAAAGTCAAGAAAATGAGAAATATGGTGCTTCCTGGAATGGTGGtctgtttaatgatagattacaAACACAACACTTGAGTAATGACTTTCAAGATACCAAGTCAAAAGAAGATGATGGTTCTATGAAGGCTTCTGCAGTTGTAAATCTGTTTTCTTCTGAAGATTTTGTTACTAAAATATCTCCACAGAATTCACTGCAAAGTAAGGCCAGTGACAGCAGCTTGCTAG TTCCTGCTAAAAGTAATGGTGACCTTCTAAGGCTGAATGAGAATATCTCAGAGAAGAAGCATGAGTACTACTCAGCCAAACAGAACGAGGATTTTGCTGCTTTGGAGCAG CATATTGAAGATTTGACCCAGGAAAAGTTCTCTCTGCAACGAGCTCTTGAGCCTTCACGTATGTTAGCAGAATCTTTAGCTGCTGAAAATTCATCCTTGACTGATAGCTATAATCAACAG AGAAGTGTTGTCAATCAGCTAAAATATGACATGGAGAAGTTACAGGAAGAAATCAAGGCCCAACTg GCGGAGCTCGAGTCTTTGAAAATGGAATATACAAATGCACGACTGGAATGTAATGCAGCCGATGAACGTGCCAAAATATTGGCTTCTGAAGTCATTAGTTTAGAAGAGAAG GCACTTAGTTTAAGGTCAAATGAGCTGAAGTTAGAGAGGCAATTGGAGAACTCAGATGCTGAAATTTCTTTTTTCAA AAAGAAAATGTCAAGCATAGAGAAAGAGCGTCAGGATTTTGAATCAACTATTGAAGCTCTTCTAGAAG AGAAGAGGGTGCTTCAGTCTAAGCTACGAAAAGCCTCCGTCTCTGGGAAGCCTTTCAATGTTACTAAGAATCCTGCTAGTAAGGACATGTCGACTTCAACAGAGGATCTAA TAAGCATAGATGCTGCTACTGATGATAGGGAGAATATCAGTAACGATGCCTCTAGTTTGAGCTTGCTGCCTGAAGATGGACAATTTGAAGCTGCTTCTGTTTATATTCCTCCTGATCAAATGAGAATGATTCAGAACATTAATTGTCTAATTTCTGAG TTAACATTAGAGAAAGAAGAACTAGCACAAGCTTTCTCATCTGAGTTATCTCAAAGTTTGAGGCTGAAG GAGTTGAACAACGAGTTGTCTAGGAAACTTGAAGCTCAAACTCAAAGATTAGAGCTTTTGTCAGCTCAAAGCATGGCAGGCGAGCACATCCCAGTTAGACAATATGAGTCTAAAATGATGCATGATAACACCCCATATGCCGATGAGGGTGATGAG GTGGTGGAAAGGGTCTTAGGATGGATTATGAAGCTCTTTCCAGGTGGGCCATCAAGATGGAGAACCAACATGCGGCTTTCCTACTGA